From Bos mutus isolate GX-2022 chromosome 5, NWIPB_WYAK_1.1, whole genome shotgun sequence, one genomic window encodes:
- the TULP3 gene encoding tubby-related protein 3 isoform X1: MESSLRRPGPRGDRSGAMAAGGDPRGPWSAFEDETMKLRQLKLDNQRALLEKKQRKKRLEPLMVQPNLEARPLRARPRGREEHALLVELQAPQGGVILQGIDGPAAFLKPDAQDVDTRLHVLTVGSAATEDAEGSADGESARDPASKPDLQEVLRKHGISGSLNFDEEETDGEEGEGNQLRSQSPCSEAERPGSASSQKPAPGTGASGTASPHSDIQPGEIEDLEGFAYSPAPRGVTVKCRITRDKKGMDRGLFPTYYMHLEKDENRKIFLLAGRKRKKSKTSNYLISTDPTDLSREGESYIGKLRSNLMGTKFTVYDHGVSPVKAQGLVEKAYTRQELAAVCYETNVLGFKGPRKMSVIIPGMNMNHERIPFQPRNDHESLLSKWQNKAMENLIELHNKSPVWNDDTQSYVLNFHGRVTQASVKNFQIVHDNDPDYIVMQFGRVADDVFTLDYNYPLCALQAFAIGLSSFDSKLACE, encoded by the exons tgccTTTGAAGATGAGACCATGAAGCTCAGGCAGCTGAAACTGGATAACCAG AGAGCGCTGCTggagaagaagcagaggaagaagCGCCTGGAGCCGCTCATGGTGCAGCCGAACCTGGAGGCCCGGCCGCTGAGGGCGAGGCCGAGGGGCCGCGAGGAGCACGCTCTGCTGGTGGAGCTGCAGGCCCCGCAAGGCGGAGTCATCTTGCAGG GCATTGATGGTCCTGCTGCCTTCCTGAAGCCAGACGCTCAGGATGTGGACACCAGACTTCACGTTCTCACGGTGGGCTCTGCTGCCACAGAGGACGCTGAAGGGAGCGCAGATGGGGAGAGCGCACGGGACCCTGCCTCCAAGCCGGATCTGCAGGAGGTTCTCCGAAAGCACG GGATCTCAGGGAGTTTGAACTTTGACGAGGAGGAGActgatggggaggaaggagaagggaaccaaCTAAGGTCTCAGTCGCCGTGTTCAGAGGCAGAGAGGCCCGGTTCTGCATCCAGCCAGAAGCCAGCCCCG GGCACAGGGGCCTCCGGGACCGCATCCCCGCACTCTGACATTCAGCCGGGAGAAATAGAGGACTTGGAAGGCTTTGCGTACAGTCCTGCCCCACGAGGTGTCACAGTGAAGTGCCGGATAACCCGGGACAAGAAAGGGATGGACCGGGGGCTCTTCCCCACCTACTACATGCACTTGGAAAAGGATGAGAATCGCAAG ataTTTCTTCTTGCAGGTAGGAAGCGGAAAAAGAGCAAgacatccaactacctcatctcCACGGACCCCACAGACCTGTCCCGAGAAGGGGAGAGCTACATTGGCAAGCTCAG GTCCAACCTCATGGGGACTAAGTTCACCGTGTATGACCACGGCGTGAGCCCGGTCAAGGCCCAGGGCCTGGTGGAGAAGGCCTACACGCGGCAGGAGCTGGCCGCCGTGTGCTAT GAGACAAATGTACTTGGATTTAAAGGCCCGAGGAAAATGTCTGTGATCATCCCTGGGATGAATATGAATCATGAACGGATTCCTTTTCAGCCACGAAAT GACCATGAGAGCTTGCTTTCAAAATGGCAGAACAAAGCCATGGAGAACTTGATCGAGCTGCACAACAAGTCCCCGGTCTGGAACGATGACACCCAGTCCTACGTCCTGAACTTCCATGGCCGGGTCACTCAGGCGTCTGTGAAGAACTTCCAGATCGTCCACGACAACGACC CTGACTACATAGTCATGCAGTTTGGACGCGTGGCCGACGACGTGTTCACGCTGGACTACAACTACCCGCTCTGCGCGCTCCAGGCCTTTGCCATCGGGCTCTCCAGCTTCGACAGCAAGCTGGCCTGCGAGTGA
- the TULP3 gene encoding tubby-related protein 3 isoform X2 — MESSLRRPGPRGDSAFEDETMKLRQLKLDNQRALLEKKQRKKRLEPLMVQPNLEARPLRARPRGREEHALLVELQAPQGGVILQGIDGPAAFLKPDAQDVDTRLHVLTVGSAATEDAEGSADGESARDPASKPDLQEVLRKHGISGSLNFDEEETDGEEGEGNQLRSQSPCSEAERPGSASSQKPAPGTGASGTASPHSDIQPGEIEDLEGFAYSPAPRGVTVKCRITRDKKGMDRGLFPTYYMHLEKDENRKIFLLAGRKRKKSKTSNYLISTDPTDLSREGESYIGKLRSNLMGTKFTVYDHGVSPVKAQGLVEKAYTRQELAAVCYETNVLGFKGPRKMSVIIPGMNMNHERIPFQPRNDHESLLSKWQNKAMENLIELHNKSPVWNDDTQSYVLNFHGRVTQASVKNFQIVHDNDPDYIVMQFGRVADDVFTLDYNYPLCALQAFAIGLSSFDSKLACE; from the exons tgccTTTGAAGATGAGACCATGAAGCTCAGGCAGCTGAAACTGGATAACCAG AGAGCGCTGCTggagaagaagcagaggaagaagCGCCTGGAGCCGCTCATGGTGCAGCCGAACCTGGAGGCCCGGCCGCTGAGGGCGAGGCCGAGGGGCCGCGAGGAGCACGCTCTGCTGGTGGAGCTGCAGGCCCCGCAAGGCGGAGTCATCTTGCAGG GCATTGATGGTCCTGCTGCCTTCCTGAAGCCAGACGCTCAGGATGTGGACACCAGACTTCACGTTCTCACGGTGGGCTCTGCTGCCACAGAGGACGCTGAAGGGAGCGCAGATGGGGAGAGCGCACGGGACCCTGCCTCCAAGCCGGATCTGCAGGAGGTTCTCCGAAAGCACG GGATCTCAGGGAGTTTGAACTTTGACGAGGAGGAGActgatggggaggaaggagaagggaaccaaCTAAGGTCTCAGTCGCCGTGTTCAGAGGCAGAGAGGCCCGGTTCTGCATCCAGCCAGAAGCCAGCCCCG GGCACAGGGGCCTCCGGGACCGCATCCCCGCACTCTGACATTCAGCCGGGAGAAATAGAGGACTTGGAAGGCTTTGCGTACAGTCCTGCCCCACGAGGTGTCACAGTGAAGTGCCGGATAACCCGGGACAAGAAAGGGATGGACCGGGGGCTCTTCCCCACCTACTACATGCACTTGGAAAAGGATGAGAATCGCAAG ataTTTCTTCTTGCAGGTAGGAAGCGGAAAAAGAGCAAgacatccaactacctcatctcCACGGACCCCACAGACCTGTCCCGAGAAGGGGAGAGCTACATTGGCAAGCTCAG GTCCAACCTCATGGGGACTAAGTTCACCGTGTATGACCACGGCGTGAGCCCGGTCAAGGCCCAGGGCCTGGTGGAGAAGGCCTACACGCGGCAGGAGCTGGCCGCCGTGTGCTAT GAGACAAATGTACTTGGATTTAAAGGCCCGAGGAAAATGTCTGTGATCATCCCTGGGATGAATATGAATCATGAACGGATTCCTTTTCAGCCACGAAAT GACCATGAGAGCTTGCTTTCAAAATGGCAGAACAAAGCCATGGAGAACTTGATCGAGCTGCACAACAAGTCCCCGGTCTGGAACGATGACACCCAGTCCTACGTCCTGAACTTCCATGGCCGGGTCACTCAGGCGTCTGTGAAGAACTTCCAGATCGTCCACGACAACGACC CTGACTACATAGTCATGCAGTTTGGACGCGTGGCCGACGACGTGTTCACGCTGGACTACAACTACCCGCTCTGCGCGCTCCAGGCCTTTGCCATCGGGCTCTCCAGCTTCGACAGCAAGCTGGCCTGCGAGTGA
- the TULP3 gene encoding tubby-related protein 3 isoform X3, whose translation MKLRQLKLDNQRALLEKKQRKKRLEPLMVQPNLEARPLRARPRGREEHALLVELQAPQGGVILQGIDGPAAFLKPDAQDVDTRLHVLTVGSAATEDAEGSADGESARDPASKPDLQEVLRKHGISGSLNFDEEETDGEEGEGNQLRSQSPCSEAERPGSASSQKPAPGTGASGTASPHSDIQPGEIEDLEGFAYSPAPRGVTVKCRITRDKKGMDRGLFPTYYMHLEKDENRKIFLLAGRKRKKSKTSNYLISTDPTDLSREGESYIGKLRSNLMGTKFTVYDHGVSPVKAQGLVEKAYTRQELAAVCYETNVLGFKGPRKMSVIIPGMNMNHERIPFQPRNDHESLLSKWQNKAMENLIELHNKSPVWNDDTQSYVLNFHGRVTQASVKNFQIVHDNDPDYIVMQFGRVADDVFTLDYNYPLCALQAFAIGLSSFDSKLACE comes from the exons ATGAAGCTCAGGCAGCTGAAACTGGATAACCAG AGAGCGCTGCTggagaagaagcagaggaagaagCGCCTGGAGCCGCTCATGGTGCAGCCGAACCTGGAGGCCCGGCCGCTGAGGGCGAGGCCGAGGGGCCGCGAGGAGCACGCTCTGCTGGTGGAGCTGCAGGCCCCGCAAGGCGGAGTCATCTTGCAGG GCATTGATGGTCCTGCTGCCTTCCTGAAGCCAGACGCTCAGGATGTGGACACCAGACTTCACGTTCTCACGGTGGGCTCTGCTGCCACAGAGGACGCTGAAGGGAGCGCAGATGGGGAGAGCGCACGGGACCCTGCCTCCAAGCCGGATCTGCAGGAGGTTCTCCGAAAGCACG GGATCTCAGGGAGTTTGAACTTTGACGAGGAGGAGActgatggggaggaaggagaagggaaccaaCTAAGGTCTCAGTCGCCGTGTTCAGAGGCAGAGAGGCCCGGTTCTGCATCCAGCCAGAAGCCAGCCCCG GGCACAGGGGCCTCCGGGACCGCATCCCCGCACTCTGACATTCAGCCGGGAGAAATAGAGGACTTGGAAGGCTTTGCGTACAGTCCTGCCCCACGAGGTGTCACAGTGAAGTGCCGGATAACCCGGGACAAGAAAGGGATGGACCGGGGGCTCTTCCCCACCTACTACATGCACTTGGAAAAGGATGAGAATCGCAAG ataTTTCTTCTTGCAGGTAGGAAGCGGAAAAAGAGCAAgacatccaactacctcatctcCACGGACCCCACAGACCTGTCCCGAGAAGGGGAGAGCTACATTGGCAAGCTCAG GTCCAACCTCATGGGGACTAAGTTCACCGTGTATGACCACGGCGTGAGCCCGGTCAAGGCCCAGGGCCTGGTGGAGAAGGCCTACACGCGGCAGGAGCTGGCCGCCGTGTGCTAT GAGACAAATGTACTTGGATTTAAAGGCCCGAGGAAAATGTCTGTGATCATCCCTGGGATGAATATGAATCATGAACGGATTCCTTTTCAGCCACGAAAT GACCATGAGAGCTTGCTTTCAAAATGGCAGAACAAAGCCATGGAGAACTTGATCGAGCTGCACAACAAGTCCCCGGTCTGGAACGATGACACCCAGTCCTACGTCCTGAACTTCCATGGCCGGGTCACTCAGGCGTCTGTGAAGAACTTCCAGATCGTCCACGACAACGACC CTGACTACATAGTCATGCAGTTTGGACGCGTGGCCGACGACGTGTTCACGCTGGACTACAACTACCCGCTCTGCGCGCTCCAGGCCTTTGCCATCGGGCTCTCCAGCTTCGACAGCAAGCTGGCCTGCGAGTGA